The following is a genomic window from SAR202 cluster bacterium.
GTCCTCGATTGCCATGGACCAGCCCTGCCGCTCCATCCTTCCGGTAGGTCGCCAGAAGCCTCCATACCTGGCGCTCCGATACCCCCAATGCCGTGGCAGCTTGAGCCTTTGTCAATCGCTTCTCAAGGACAGCGTTCAACACTACCGTTCGTTTAGCCTCTCTCTCGCCCATTGTCAGTTCTTTCATAGACTGACATTTTCACTGCTCCCTTAACCCC
Proteins encoded in this region:
- a CDS encoding helix-turn-helix domain-containing protein, with product MKELTMGEREAKRTVVLNAVLEKRLTKAQAATALGVSERQVWRLLATYRKDGAAGLVHGNRG